The genome window AACCGTTCTCACTAACGATGGACAAAACCGTTTTCAATCCAGCAAATCCATCCGCTTATTTAAAAGTGGTGAAGCATTAGAATAAGATGCTAAGACTCTGAGTTGCTAAGATCCTAAGTTTTTAAAAAATCTCAGAAACTTAGAGACTCAGAGTCTTAGAAACTAAAAAATAACATTAAAATTTAACATTATGTCAAATTCAACTACAGCAGCAATAGAAACAGAAGCGATAGCAGGAAGCAATCCTCTTCTAAAAACTTTTGGTAAAGTAATTAAGAAAAAAAGCCTCAAAAAAGCCTCACGTTATATAATTGAAAAAGCAAAATCAATTGCATTTGCCTGTATTGGACTGGCTGTTTTCTGTGGATTTTGGGCCGCATTAAGTATTTATACCAAAGAAGCTCTTCCAAGTCCGTTAGCAACATTAAAAGTATTGTACGAAATGCTGAGTGATCCGTTTTATGATTACGGTCCGAATGATAAAGGGATTGGACTGCAGTTGTTTGTTTCGATAAAAACCGTTTTGACGGGATTCTTGCTGGGTTCTTTGTTTGCAATCCCGTTTGGAATCCTGATTGGAGCCAGCTCGTTTTTCAAAAAAATATTTTATCCGATTGTTCAGTTCTTGAAACCGGTTTCGCCTTTGGCTTGGTTTCCAATAGGTCTGGTGGTTTTCAAGGACACTGGATTGGCAACTATATTCATCGTGTTTATTACTTCATTGTGGTCCACATTGATTAACACCGCTTTTGGAGTGGGAACGATTCCGCAGGATCATAAAAATGTTGCGAAAGCTTTTGGTTTTTCAAAATGGAGATACTTAACCAAAGTTGTTTTTCCATACACACTGCCCCATATCATCACAGGATTGCGATTGAGTATAAGTGTTGCGTGGCTGGTGATTGTAGCCGGCGAAATGCTTTCGGGCGGTGCGGGAATAGGATTTTTTGTGTGGGACAGCTGGAATGCATTGAGTTTGGAAAAAGTGATTTCGGCCATCATCATCATCGGATTTGTGGGAATTATTTTTGATGGATTTTTTACAATGATTGAAAATAAGGTATCGTATAAAGCTTAAGAAGTTGCTAAGATACTGAGTTTCTAAGTTTTTTTAGAAGTCTTAGAATAGCAGCAACTAAAAATTAACTAGAAACAAACAAAAAACGGAGTTCCTAAGTCTTAGAAACTTAGAATCTCAGAAACTTACAAACTTAAAGATATGAGCTATTTAGAAATAAAAGATTTGGAAATTTCTTTTCCAACTCCAAAAGGGAAATATATTGCAGTAAGAGATATCAATCTTTCAATCAAAAAAGGTGAAATCATATCGATTATCGGGCATTCGGGCTGCGGAAAATCGACCATTATGAATGCAATAGGAGGGATGCTGACCCCAACAGGAGGTTCGGTTGTACTGGATGACAAAAACGTAAAAGGACCTGGTCCGGACCGCGGAATTGTTTTTCAGAACTATTCACTATTGCCTTGGCTGACTGTGGAAAACAATATTTTTCAGGCGGTGGATTCGGTTATGAACTGTTCTCTCGAAGAAAAGCATGAAATTGTGATCAAGAATCTGAAAATGGTGAATTTGTACCAGCACAAAGACAAACTGCCGGGACAGCTCTCGGGCGGGATGAAGCAAAGGGTGGCTATCGCCAGAGCATTTGCAATCAATCCGGGAGTATTATTGATGGATGAACCTTTTGGTGCATTGGATGCTTTGACTAAAGGCGCAATGCAGCTGGAAGTTTTAAAATTATGGAACCTGAACAACAGAGAAAAAACAATCGTCATGATTACGCATGATATTGAGGAAGCGTTATTTTTATCTGATAGAATTGTGGTTTTGCATAATGGTCCGGCTTCTACCATTCGTGAGATTGTACATGTAAATCTGCCAAGACCAAGAAACAAAATCGAAATCGTAAAAACTCCAGAATACATTGAGCTGAGAGATCATTTATTACATCTCTTGACCGATCACTTTTCTATTGAAGATATGGGTGTTACCTACAAAAGTTAGTTAATTTTGTTTACCCAAAAAATGGTCTTTTTAGTATTTGAAAAGGCCTTTTTTAAAATAAAAAATTCCAAACTCCATTATAAAATATTGGAATTTGGAATTTTTATATTTGAAAGAATTTCTACGAAAAATTTATTCTTTAGTTTCTTCTTTTTTATCAGCTGGCTGATCTTCTTTGGCTGCGTTTTTAAATTCTTTAATTCCGCTTCCTAAACCTTTCATTAATTCTGGAATTTTTTTACCTCCAAAAAGTAATAAAAGAACTCCAATAATCAAAAGTATTTCTGTAACTCCTAATCTTCCCATGATTGAATAATTTATGCCGTAGCAATTTGTAATTATATAATGGACAAAGGTATATAGAATAAATTTATGAGCATTGATTTTAGACTTTTTTTTGTTTGAGATAGCGTTAAATATTTTATAAAATTGTATAGTTTGTAATATAAGTACCTATAATAGGCTAGTGTTGGCAACACTTTAAATTATTATATTTGTGACTTAAACACATGTCATGCCTAAAAATCGGTTAAAAAGAAAAAAGTTTTGGGACAGATTATTAATCAAAAATCGATTAATAATTTTGAACGAAGATACTTTTGAAGAAATTTTTTCTTTTA of Flavobacterium marginilacus contains these proteins:
- a CDS encoding ABC transporter ATP-binding protein, which gives rise to MSYLEIKDLEISFPTPKGKYIAVRDINLSIKKGEIISIIGHSGCGKSTIMNAIGGMLTPTGGSVVLDDKNVKGPGPDRGIVFQNYSLLPWLTVENNIFQAVDSVMNCSLEEKHEIVIKNLKMVNLYQHKDKLPGQLSGGMKQRVAIARAFAINPGVLLMDEPFGALDALTKGAMQLEVLKLWNLNNREKTIVMITHDIEEALFLSDRIVVLHNGPASTIREIVHVNLPRPRNKIEIVKTPEYIELRDHLLHLLTDHFSIEDMGVTYKS
- the tatA gene encoding twin-arginine translocase TatA/TatE family subunit gives rise to the protein MGRLGVTEILLIIGVLLLLFGGKKIPELMKGLGSGIKEFKNAAKEDQPADKKEETKE
- the ntrB gene encoding nitrate ABC transporter permease codes for the protein MSNSTTAAIETEAIAGSNPLLKTFGKVIKKKSLKKASRYIIEKAKSIAFACIGLAVFCGFWAALSIYTKEALPSPLATLKVLYEMLSDPFYDYGPNDKGIGLQLFVSIKTVLTGFLLGSLFAIPFGILIGASSFFKKIFYPIVQFLKPVSPLAWFPIGLVVFKDTGLATIFIVFITSLWSTLINTAFGVGTIPQDHKNVAKAFGFSKWRYLTKVVFPYTLPHIITGLRLSISVAWLVIVAGEMLSGGAGIGFFVWDSWNALSLEKVISAIIIIGFVGIIFDGFFTMIENKVSYKA